DNA sequence from the Actinacidiphila yeochonensis CN732 genome:
CCGGGGTCTCGGACCGCACCCGGGCGCGCATCCTGGAGATCGCCGGCCGGATGGGCTGGCATCCGAGCAGCGCCGCCCGCGCCCTGTCCGACGGCCGTTCCGGCGCCGTCGGCCTCGTGGTCGACCGGCCCGCCTGGGTGCTGGGCGTCGAGCCGTTCTTCATGCAGCTCATCTCCGGAGTGGAGGCCGGCCTCGCGGACGCCGGGACCGCGCTGCTGCTCCAGGTCACCGAGGACGCGGGTGCCGAGACGGCCGCGTACCGTCGCTGGTGGGGGGAGCGCCGGGTGGACGGCGTGCTCCTGGTCGACCTGCGCGAGGACGACCCCCGGCCGGAGCTCCTGGCCGAACTCGGCCTGCCGGCGGTCGTGGTGGGCCACGCGGCGGGGACCTCGGCGGTACCGTCGGTGTGGCTCGACGACGGCGCCGCCGTCCGGGAGACGCTGGCCTACCTCGCCGCGATGGGCCACCGGCGGATAGCCCGCGTGGCCGGGCCCCGGCACTTCGTCCACACCCGCGAACGCGGCGAGGTCTTCGCCGCCGTCGCGGACGAGCTGGGACTGCACGGCGTGCCGTGCCTGTACACGGACTACTCCGGCGAGGAGGGCGCCCGAGCCACGCGCCGGCTGCTGTCGGGCGCCGAGCGGCCCACCGCCGTGGTCTTCGACAACGACGTGATGGCCGTCGCGGCGCTCGGCGTCGCGCAGGAGATGGGCGTCGCCGTGCCACGCGAACTGTCGCTGGTGGCCTGGGACGACAGCGCGCTGTGCCGCCTGGTCCATCCGGCGCTCACCGCGGTGAGCCGGCGCGTCCCGGAGTACGGCGAGCGGGCGGCGGTGGCGCTGCTGGCCCGGATCGAGGGGGGGCGGGTGCCGGACACCCTGCTCGACCCACCGGTCCTCGTCCCGCGCGGCAGCACCGCTCCGGCCCCGCGCTGAGGACCGGCCTGCTCCGTGGCTCCCTCCGCTCCCAGGCCCGTCCTGAACCCGCTGCTGTTACACGGCGTTTCATTCGTCCGGCCCGCGTCGGAAGCCTTGACGCCCTTGTGGGGCGCGAGTTGAATCACGTCACGACATAAGCCGTGAAACACGCTGGAACAAGCGCGTGGACCCCCTCGCCACACGGTTGTCCGCTGTTCTCACGGCTGCGCTACAGGCATATATATGTCAGGTCCATGTCATTCTTCGAGAAGGGCAGCGAGCTATGAGCGCAGCACCGCGCCCCCGCGCGGGGAGAACCCGTCTGCGGCGCACCCTCGTCGGGACGCTCACCGCCGCCGCGGCGGCCGTCGCCCCGATGGCCGCCCTGCCGGCCACCGCGCACGCCGCAGGTGAGAGCGTCCAGGTCTACCTGACCACCACCAGCGACTCCGGCGGCCGCACCGTCGCCAAGGGGCTGGAGCAGCAGGCTCCCCTGGCCTTCGGCGCGGGCACCGGCGGCTCCGGCCAGCAGGTGACCGTCGACGAGAACACGCAGTACCAGCAGTTCACCGGCGCGGGCGCGTCGTTCACCGACACGGCGGCCTGGCTGATGAACTCCAGCGGCGCACTGTCGGCCACCACCCGGGACCAGGTCATGAAGAAGCTCTTCGACCCGGTGAACGGCATCGGCATCGACTTCCTGCGCAACCCGATGGGCGCATCCGACCTGGCCCGCTCCAGCTACACCTACGACGACCTGCCGGCGGGCCAGACCGACCCCACCCTGGCGCACTTCTCCATCGCCCACGACCAGGCCGACATCCTGCCGCTGACCAAGCAGGCCAAGCAGCTCAACCCGAGCCTGAAGGTCATGGGAACGCCCTGGACCCCGCCGCCGTGGATGAAGGACAACGGGAGCTACGTCCAGGGCTGGCTGCAGTCCCAGTACTACGCCGCGTTCGCGCAGTACTTCGTCAAGTACATCCAGGCGTACCAGGCGGCCGGCGTGCCGATCGACTACGTGTCGGAGCAGAACGAGCCCACCGTCGGCGGCGACTACCCCGGCGCCCAGTGGAACGGCTCCGGCCTGGCCTACTTCGCCAAGAACGACCTGCTGCCCGCCCTGCACAGCGCCGGGCTGTCCACCAAGGTGCTGGCCCTGGACTGGAACCCGGACTCCTACGACAGCTACGCCGCGCCCACCCTCGACGACGCGAGCATCCGCACCGACCCCAACTTCGGCGGCATCGCCTGGCACGGGTACGAGGGCGACGTCACCGAGCAGACCACCATCCACAACGAGTACCCGGACGTCCCCTCCTTCGACACCGAGCACTCCGGCGGCACCTGGATCGCCGACCAGCAGAAGGAGGACATGGAGAACCTGATCGACTACACCCGCAACTGGGGGCAGAGCTGGGTCAAGTGGAGCCTGGCGGTCGACCAGAACATGGGCCCGCACAACGGCGGCTGCGGCACCTGCACCGGCCTGGTCACCGTGCACAACGGCGACAGCCGCAGCGGGCAGGTGGACTACACCATCGAGTACTACACGATGGGCCAGCTCACCAAGTTCGTGAAGCCCGGCGCCCACCGGATCAGCTCCAACGACAACTCCACGATCCGCAACGTGGCGTGGAAGAACCCCGACGGCTCCAAGGCGCTGATCGCCTACAACGAGTCGACCTCACCGCAGCAGTTGCGGGTCAACTGGGGCAACGAGTCGTTCGCCTACACCATGCCGGCCGGCGCGTCGGCCACCTTCACCTGGGCCGGCACCCAGAGCGGCACCGCCACGACCGGTCACACCGGAGCCATCACCGGCTACGGCGGCAAGTGCGCCGACGTCGCCGCCGCCAACTCCGCGAACGGTACCGCCGTACAGCTCTACGACTGCAACGGCACCAGCGCCCAGCAGTGGACCGCCTCCGGCTCCACCCTCCAGGCACTCGGCAAGTGCATGGACGTCACGTCCGCCGGTACCGCGGACGGCACGCCGGTGCAGTTGTACGACTGCAACGGCACCGCCGCGCAGAGCTGGACACGAGGCAGCGGCGGCACACTGGTCAACGCCGGCTCGGGCAAGTGCCTGGACGCCACCGGACCCAGCTCCGCCAACGGCACCCGGCTCCAGATCTGGAGCTGCACCGGAGCCGCCAACCAGCAGTGGACGGCGCCCGCCGCCTGACCACTGCCCCGAAGCGGCCGGGCGGCGGACCTCTCAGCGCCGCCCGGCCAGACAGAAGGAAGCGGGGGGAGGGGCGCCAGGAGAACGGCGCCACCGGGACAGGGAGACGGGAAACAGGGCAGACAGGGGACGACGGGCAAACAGGGGAAACAGGGAAGAGGGCGGAACCGGCGTCCGCGCCGGCGGCGTCGCACCCGCCGGCAACGGGACACCCCACGGCGGCCGGTGACGCCAGTGGCGCAGGGGGGCGTCGGTCCGTGCGCGCACACGCACGGACCGACGGCCCCCGCCGTCCACGGCCGGTGCGCCGGGCGGGAACGTCGATCTGCCAACCACGCTGCCCGGAGGCATGGGTGGCGTGGCGTCAGTCATCCCACAGGCCCGTTGTCTTCGCTCCGATCCCTTTGAACGGGCAGGCGAAGGGGGCGCCCACAGGTGTCGGGAGGGCGTGCTTGTGGCGGCGCGAGCCCCCTTCGGGGGCGCGGCACCCTCCTGTCGGCTGATGTTCCACGGCGCGTTGACCCGTGTGGCCCTGTGGTGGTGGGACAGTGCGATCGGGCGCCCTAGCCTGGACGGGCCGTCCCCCCGTGCCGAGGAGTTCCCGTGTCCGCCGTACGCAACGAGGGCGCCGTCTGGCAGCGCGCGCCGGTCCGCTCGGCCGCCGTCATCCTGCCGCTGGCGGCCGTGGCGGCCCTGCTCGCCGCGAAGTGGTCGCTGATCGGCTCCGGCGCGGGCCGGCTGGGCTCCGCCGACGGCGAGTGGCTGGGCGCCGCCTGCGTGGCAGCCGGGCTCACCTGGGTCTGCTCCGCCGTCACCCAGCAGGGCGCGGTGGTCGAACGGCTGCCCCCCGGCAAGCTGCTGGCCTCGCAGTTCGCCGCGTCCACCGCCAACCACGTATTGCCCGCGGGGGTCGGCGGGAACGCGGTCAGCCTGCGCTTCCTGGTGCGCCGCGGGCTGAGCCCGAGCCGGGCGCTGGCCGCCCTCGCGGTGCGGGCCGCGGCCGCCGTCACCGGTCGGCTGGTGCTGCTGCTCGTGGCGCTGGTCACCTTCCCCGGGGCGCTCCACATCCGCCGCGTCGTCTCCCGCCGGCCCGCGCTGCCGGGCCATCCGGTGCTGCTGTCCGTCGGCGCCGTCGCGGCTGCGGCAGGGCTCTTCCTGCTGCTGCGCCACGCCCGGCGGCTGGGGGCGCGGCTGCGCGGATTCGTCGCCTCCGTCGTCCTGGACGTGCGCGAGGTGCACCGCAACCGGGCCCGGATCGCCGCGCTGTGGGGTGGCGCGCTGGCCTTCCCCCTCATGCACGGCCTGGTCGTCGTCGCCGTCGTGCGCGCGGTGCACGCGCCCGTGCCGGCCAGCGGCGCGATGGTGGCCTACCTGTGCGCCAGCACCGCGACGGGCTGGCTGCCCACCCCGGGCGGACTCGGCTCCCTCGACGCGGCCCTCGCGCTCGCCCTGGTCACCGCGGGGGCCGGCGGCGTCACGGCCACCTCGACGGTACTCGGCTACCGGCTGCTGACCACCTGGCTGCCCCTGCTGCCGGGCGGCCTCGTCCTGACCCTCCTGCTCCGCCGCGGCGACCTGTAGGCGCCGGGTGGTCCGGAGACCGTCGGTGTCCACGTGCCTCGGGCCTGACCAGCGGAACCACGCCTCGCCGCCGTCGACGTGCGGGAGGGATTCGTCCACCGGTCCCGAGGGCGGCACCATCGTCAACTCCGGCGAGACACGCTCGTGGACCTCGTCGAAACCGTTCGAAGTCTTCCGCCTCCAGGACACAGAGGACCTCCGCGCCGACCGAGAGCCTCGGGCCCGGTAGCGTCGCTCCCCCCAAGGCGGCCGGCCTCTGACGGGTGAGCCTCGGGCGAGCGGGCCCCGGCCCCGCCGCAACCACCGCCCGAGCCGTGGTACGGCAAACGAGCCGCGGTACGGCCCCGGCCTACTTCGCTTCGGCGTAGCACTCGACCGCCCGGGTTTCGAGCGGGAAGGGCACCGGCGTCGTGCCGAAGACCAGCCGGCGGGCCTCGTCCCCGGCCGCCTCCACGGCCTCCCGCACCGCCGGGGCGAGTCCAGCCGGGGTGTGCACGATCACCTCGTCGTGCTGGAAGAAGACCAGGCGCGGCTGGGGACCGAGCGCGGCCAGCCGCCGCCGCAGGGCCGCGAGGGTGGCCAGCGCCCAGTCGGCCGCGCTGGCCTGGATGACGAAGTTGCGAGTGAACCGTCCCCAGGTACGTGCGGCGCGAGGGTCGGGGCTCGCACCCTCCTGGGGATCGGCGTCCTCGTCGAGGAAACGGTTCGCCGAGGGCACCGGGGAGGTACGTCCCAGCTGGGACCGGACGGTGCCGCCCGCCTCGCCGGTGCGGGCGGCGGCCTCCACCAGCGCCAGCGCCGCGGGGAACCGGCGGCGCATCACCGCGAGCAGCTGCCCGGCCTCGCCGCTGGTCTGCCCGTACATCGCGGCCAGCAGCGCGATCTTGGCCCGCGCCCGGTCGCCGCCGAAGGCGTCCCGGGCCAGTCCGGCGTAGAGGTCGCCCGCCACCGCGGCCCGGACCAGCCCCCTGTCGCCGGACATCGCGGCCAGCACCCGCGGCTCCAACTGGCCCGCGTCGGCCACCACCAGCCGCCACCCCGGGTCGGCCACCACGGCACCGCGCAGCAGCCGCGGAATCTGCAGGGCGCCACCACCCCGTGTCGCCCATCGGCCCGACACCACGCCGCCCACCACGTACTCGGGCCGGAACCGGCCCTCACGCACCCACGCCTCCCGCCAGGCCCAGCCGTGCGCGGCGTGCATCCGGGACAGCTCCTTGTAGCGCAGCAGCAGCGCGGCCGCGGGGTGCTCGACGCGCCGCAGCTCGTGTGAGCGGGTGGTACTCAGGTGGACACCGACCCGGGCGAACGCGGGCAGCACCTGGGCGGGGGAGTCGGGGTTGACGGGGCGGCCCAGCGCGTCCTGGATGCGCCGGGTCAGATCGTTCAGGACCGCCGGGCGGGCCCCTCCGGCGGGGCGCGGCCCCAGTAGCCCCGTGAGCAGCTCGTCGTGCGCCGCCGCGCTCCACGGCAGCCCGTCGCGGCCCATCTCCACCGCGGCCAGCGCACCCGCCGACTCCGCCGCCACCAGCAGCCGCAGCCGCTCCGGCTGTGGCGCCGATCCGACACGGTGCCGCTGGGCGACGCGCACCTGGAGCAGGGCTTCCAGCGGGTCCACGCCCGGCGGCAGATGGTCCCGGTCGGGGGTGAAGAGCCCCGGCTGTCCGCCCGCACCCTGCTCCGGCGGGTCGGGAGGCTCGGGGAGCCCGTGCAGCCGGGCCCACGTGGCGCCCAGGGAGCGGGGGCGGCCGTGGCGCCCCTCGGTGCCGAGCAGCAGCGACTCGGTCAGCTTCACGTCGTGGCAGCGCGCCGGACGTACCGCCCCGTTCTCCAGCAGCCGGGGGTACGTCTCGTCCGTGGCCGCCCACACCCAGCGCGGCGCGCCGGCGGCCTCCCGCCGGGCCACCTCCGCGGCGAGATCGGGCACCAGGACCACGGCACCCGAGGACCGGCCGTCGGCTCCTATCCGCACAGCCGACCGCCCGTGCCCACCGGGTCGGGCACCACCGCCGTCTCGCTCTCCACAGGACCGACCCTAGGCGCCGCCGCCGACAACGCCGCCCGTGGGCGCCGACACGCCCGTACGCCCTGTCGCGCCACGTCACGATGCGTCGCTTCCTGTCACGACTGTCAGCCGTGATGCCTGGCCGACCCGCCTTCAGGCACACGCGGGACGGACAGCACCGCAGTGCGACCGCCGACGCGGCCTCCCACGGCCCAGAGGCCCGGAGCCCGGCAGGGAGCTACCGGGCCCTTACGGCCGACGGCCGCGGCACGTCACTGCGCCGCGCCGCCCGCCTGCGCCTCGGCCACCGCCTTGTGCACCTCGGCCATGTCCAAGGCGCGGGCCTGCGCGATCACGTCCTCCAGCGCGGGCTCGGGCAGCGCTCCCGGCTGGGCGAAGACGGCGACCTTGTCGCGGACGATCATCAGCGTCGGGATCGACTGGATCTGGAACGCGGCGGCCAGCTCCGGCTGGGCCTCGGTGTCGACCTTCGCGAAGACCAGGTCCTCGTGCTTCTGCGAGGCCTTGTCGTAGACCGGTGCGAACATCCGGCACGGCCCGCACCAGGCGGCCCAGAAGTCGATGAGGACGAAGTCGTTGTCGGACACGACCTCGTCGAAGTTCTCCTTGGTCAGCTCCACAGTGCTCATGACCACACAACGGACGGTCGCGAGCGGAAATTCCGGCGCCGTGCGGCACATCTGTCACTCGTTCGAGTGTGGAGCGTGCCGACGTAGTGGCGCGGGTCGGGCCGCGGTCGTTGAACGGCTCATGGCAGCAACGAAGTGGGTCCGCCAGGACCTCACCGCCAGCGGTGGAGCCGGTGCCGGGTCCGCCCGCGGCAGCCAGGGCGTAACGCTTCTGCAGGCCCCGGACGCGCCCCTGTTCGCCGCTCTCGTCAGGCAGTGGCAGTCCGCGGGCCGCATGGTCCCGGGGCAGACCGACCACGAGTGGGCGGAGCTCGTCGGCAGGGTGCCGCGCCTCACCGGGGTGTGAACTCGGGACGCGGCAGCGGCTGCCCGGGTGGCGGGCCGTCGTAGGCGCCCACCGGTCGCATCCGCAGCGGCCGCTCGCCGTACTCCTCCATGGCGTGGGCGATCCAGCCGGCGGTGCGGCCCACCGCGAACACGGCCTCCCCGGCGTCCGCCGGCATCCCGTGCGCCACGGACAGCACGGCCAGTGCGAGATCCACGTTGGCGTGCAGGTCAGGGTGGCGGGCTGCCGCGGTGGCCGCCAAGTCGCGGGCCGCGGCCAGCGCTCCGGCCGCCGCGGAGTCACGCTCCAGCAGCGCGAAGAGCGCCGTCGCCCGCGGGTCCTCGCCGCGGTAGAGCCGGTGGCCCAGACCCGGTACGCGCTGCCCCGAGCGCAGCACCTCAGCGACCACCGGACCGGCCCCGCCGTGCTCGGCCACGGCCGTGAGGGCGCGGTGGGCCAGGGCGCTGGCCTGCCCGTGGAGGGGCCCGTCCAGGGCGCCCAGCCCGGCGGAGACGACCGCGTAAGGGTGCGCCCGGGCCGAAGCGGCCACCCGTGCGGCGAGGGTCGAGGCGGCCAGGTCATGGTCGATCAGCAGCGTCAGCGCGGCGTCCAGCACCCGCAGCCCGGCCTCGTCCGCGGGTGCCGGGGTCAACCGTGTCCACAGCCGCAGGGCGAGCCGGTCCCCGCCCGTCCCGGTGGAGGCGGCGCCCGCCGCGGGCGCCGCCGGAGCCTTGCCCTCATCGGTGATGTCCGCCGCCCCTGGGGGCGAAGTCCTGGCGGAGTCCTCCCGGGCGGCGCCGCCGGACGGTGCTCCCACCGGGTGCGCCGCGGGCGGGAGGGCGTCGACCAGGACGGCCACCAGGCCGCGCGCTGTGGCGCGTACGGCGTCCGCGGAGAGGTCGAAGCGCAGCGGGTCCGCGCTCGCCGCGGCCGGCACCGCCACCCTCAGCCGGTCCATAGGACCGCTGGCCGGCGGCAGCGCGGCCGCCGCCGCCCGGGCCGCGGCCAGGGGACCGGGCGGCGCGGTGAAGCGGGTGTGCGGCAGCAGCACCCCCGTCCACAGCCACAGGGCCGCCTCCTCGTATCCGTGGACCGCCGCGAGCTGTACGGCGTCCACGCCCCGGAAGCTGTACCGGTCCTGCTCGATCAGCGTGATCCCGGTCCGCACCCGGCCGAGGCCGCCGCTGCCCGCGGTGGAGGGCGGCTCCGGGACGCTCTGCCCGGGCGCCGCGGTCCCCGCCGCGCCCGCGCGGCCCCGGCGGGCCAGCGCGGCCACCTCGTCGGGGTCGAAGGTGCTGCCCCGCCCGCCGGGTGCCCGACTGCTGCCGAGCAGGCCCCGGCTGACGTAGGCGTAGAGGGTCGCCGGCTTGACGCCGAGCCGGCGTGCCGCCTCGCGTGTGCCGATCCTGCTGCTGCCCGTGCTGCCCGTGCTGCCCGTGCCGCCTTCCGGCGCCGTGCCGCCGTCGCGCCCCGCGCCGGCGGCACGGCGCCGGACGCCCGCTGCCGCGTCGTGGTGGGGACCGTCGTCCGCTGTGCCGACCTGCTCCGTCATGGCCTCACCGTATCCGCCCGTGCCCAGTCGCTATCAATGTTGATTGTCGGGGGCCTAAATCAACGTTGACATCAATAAATCAATCATGGAGAGTCAAGTCAACGGCTCACGAGGAGGACCCATGGCGACCACGGACACCATCGACGTACCCCGAGGCTTGAAGGGCGTCGTCGTCACCGAGACGGAGATCGGAGACGTCAGGGGGGAGGAGGGCTTCTACCACTACCGCGAGTTCTCCGCGGTGGAGCTCGCCGAGACGCGCACCTTCGAGGAGGTGTGGCACCTCATGGCCTACGGCGGCCTGCCGGACGACGAGCAGCTCGCCGCCTTCCGTGCCCGTACCGCGGGGCTGCGGCGGCTGCCCCCCGAGGTGGCCGCGGCGCTGCCGGCGATCGCCCGGGCGTCCGCGCTGTCCGGGCCGCTCGCCGGGCTGCGCAGCGCCCTGTCGCTGACGGGTGCCGCCGCGGGCTTCCGGCCGCTCTACGACATCGATCCCGAGCGGCGTCTGGCCGACGCCCTGGCCGCCTGCTCGGCCGTGCCGACCCTGGTGACGGCGCTCCACCGGCTGGGCCAGGGACTGGAGCCGGTGGAACCGCGCGAGGACCTGACCTATGCGGCCAACTACCTCTACATGCTGACCGGGCAGGAGCCCGAGCCGGCCCGGGTGCGGGCCATCGAGAGCTACCTGATCTCCACCGTCGACCACGGCTTCAACGCCTCGACGTTCACCTCCCGGGTGATCGCCTCCACCGGGGCCGACCTGGCGGCCTGCCTGGTCGGAGCTGTGGGCGCGCTGTCCGGGCCGCTCCACGGCGGCGCGCCCAGCCGCGCCCTGGACACCCTCGACGCCATAGGGACGCCGGACCGGATCGACTCCTGGCTGCGTGAGCAGGTGCTCGCCGGCGAGCGGCTGATGGGCTTCGGGCACCCCGTCTACCGCACGGAGGATCCGCGGTCGCGCATGCTCAAGGGCATCGCCCGCTCCCTCGGCGGCGATCTGGTCGACTTCGCGCTGCGCGTCGAGGAGGGCGCCGAGGCCGTGCTCGCCGAGCTGAAACCGGGCCGCGACCTGCACATCAACGTCGAATTCTACGCCGGCGTGGTGATGGAGCTGTGCGGCCTGCCGCGCGGGATGTTCACCCCGACCTTCGCGTGCGCCCGGGTGGTCGGCTGGAGTGCCAACATCCTGGAGCAGGCGGAGGACAGCAAGATCATCCGGCCTCTCGCCCGCTACGTCGGCCCGCCGCCGGCCGCGCTCTCCCCGGCCGGCTGACCCGGCCCGCCGCGCCGGCGCGGCCTGGACTCCGGGGGCGCCCGGGCCGCTTCGGGGGGCGGCGGGCGACGGCACGCGCGTACGGTGCGTGCACTCCAAACCGACCAGTCGGTAGTGTCGGGTGGTGCAGGCCCCCGGCCAGGCGGGGAGCCACCCGGACGGAAGGTGCGGCTGCCGTGCGCGCGATCCAGATCACCGAATTCGGCGGCCCAGAGGTGCTCACCCCCGTCGAACTGCCCGATCCCGTCGCCGGGCCGGGCCAACTGCTGGTCGAGGTGGACACCGCCGGGGTGAACTACGCCGACACGCACGCCGTGGACGACAGCTACCTCTCCCGGACCGTCCTTCCCGTGGTGCCCGGCAGCGAGGTCCTCGGCCGCACACCCGACGGCCGCCGTGTCATGGCGCTCGCGGGCACCGGCGGCTACGCGCAGCGCGCCGCCGTGCCCGAGTCCCTGGCCCACGAGGTGCCGGACACCGTCGAGGACGGCCCCGCCCTCGCCATGATCGTCCAGGGCCTCACAGCGTGGCACCTGCTGCGCACCGCCGGGCGGCTGGAGAAGGGGGAGACCGTCGTCGTGCACGCGGGCGCCGGGGGCACCGGTTCGCTCGCCGTACAGCTCGCGCGGTTCTTCGGCGCCGGCCGGGTCGTCGCCACCGCGTCCACCCCGAAGAAGCGCGACCTCGCGCTGGAGCTGGGCGCCGACGCGGCGGTGGACCCCGAGCCGGAGGGCCTCGCGGAGCGGCTGAAGGAAGCAGGCGGCGGCAAGGGCGTCGACATCGTGCTGGAGATGACCGGCGGCCCCGTGTTCGACGCGTCGCTGGAGGCGCTGGCCCCCTTCGGGCGCCTGGTCACCTACGGGATGGCCTCCCGCACCCCGGCGATCCCGGTCGAACCCGCCCGCCTCATGGCCCGCTCGACGGCCGTGATCGGCTTCTGGCTGGCCCGTCTGCTGAGCCGGCCCGGCACCTACCACGAGCCGCTGGACGAACTGCTCTCCATGACGGCCGACGGGCGGCTGCGCCCGCTGATCGGCGGTGTCTACCCCCTCGCCGAGGCCGCCCGCGCCCACGAGGACCTGAGGGCCCGCCGCACCACCGGCAAACTCGTCCTGGACGTCCGCGACTGAACGGACGCGCGACGGAACCGGATGACGGCTTCCCCCGTTCGGCGTACGTCCCGGTGGAACCCCCCGGCGTCCTGGGACGTTCCACGAGTGGACGGTTCCCCCGGACCGCCCCGGGGTCGACGCGCGCCGACTCGGGGTGATCCGGCGGCACGGCCCAGGACGCACACTGGACTCACAACCGCGCAACGGAGCACGTCGGGCCGCGGCCTGGCGATCCGCGCCCAGCACGACTCGGGAGGGGCCATGCAACGCAACCGCTTCGCGCCCGACCGGGGACTGACGACCCGCATGGTCGTCACGATGTTCCTGATCGGACTGCTCTACGTCGTCTTCGTCGGTGCGCTGCTCGCCCTGCTGCGTGGCGCCTGGCCGCTGATCCTCATCATCGCCGCCGCCATGTTCGTGGCGCAGTTCTGGTTCAGTGACCGCATCGCCGCCTACAGCATGGGCGCGCGGGAGGTCACCCCCGAGCAGGCGCCCGAGCTGCACGGCGTCGTCGACCGCATCTGCGCCCTGGGCAACCTGCCCAAGCCCAAGGTCGCCATCGCCGAAACCGATGTGCCCAACGCCTTCGCCACCGGGCGCAACCAGAAGAACACCATGGTGTGCGCCACCACCGGACTCCTGCGCCGCCTCGGGCCGGAGGAGTTGGAGGGCGTCATCGCCCACGAGCTCTCGCACGTCGCCCACAAGGACGTGGCCGTGATGACCATCGCGTCCTTCCTCGGCGTCCTGGCCGGCACCATCACCAGGATCGCCCTGTGGAGCGGTATGGGCCGCCGCGACAACCGCGACCCGAACACCGCCATCCTGTTCATCGTCATCCCGCTGGTCAGCGCCGTCGTCTACGCCATCAGCTTCCTGCTGACCCGGCTGCTGTCGCGCTACCGCGAGCTGTCGGCGGACCGCGCCGCCGCCTACCTCACCGGCCGCCCCTCGGCGCTGGCCTCCGCGCTCACCAAGGTCAGCGGCCAGATCGCGGCCATCCCCACCGAGGACCTGCGGCGCTCGCAGCCCTTCAACGCGTTCTTCTTCGCCCCGGCGCTCGGAGCCGGCGCGGTCACCTCCAAGCTGCTGTCCACCCACCCCACCCTGGAACGCCGGCTGGAGCAGCTGGCCGACATCACCCGTGAACTGGACCGGCGCTGATGGGCCTGCTGGACGTACTGCTGGGCCGCAGCAAGCCGGTCCGCCCGGACCTCGACCAGCTCTTCGGCCTCAGCTCCGCGGCCATCACCCTGGAGGCGGCCAGCGAGCTGCGCCCGACCGGTCTCGGCTCGGTGTGCTTCGCGGCGGTGGAGGGCGGAGCCTTCGCCGAGGCCCAGCAGGGCCTGCACGCCCTGCTGCCCCTGGAGACCAGCCAGGACTCCTACGGCTACACCTGGCTCCTGTCGCGGCACGCGCCCGAGGAGACCACCGACCTCGTCACGGACCTGCACGCGGTCAACTCGACTCTGGAACAGAACGGCTTCGGCCCCCAGCTGCTG
Encoded proteins:
- a CDS encoding citrate synthase/methylcitrate synthase; this encodes MATTDTIDVPRGLKGVVVTETEIGDVRGEEGFYHYREFSAVELAETRTFEEVWHLMAYGGLPDDEQLAAFRARTAGLRRLPPEVAAALPAIARASALSGPLAGLRSALSLTGAAAGFRPLYDIDPERRLADALAACSAVPTLVTALHRLGQGLEPVEPREDLTYAANYLYMLTGQEPEPARVRAIESYLISTVDHGFNASTFTSRVIASTGADLAACLVGAVGALSGPLHGGAPSRALDTLDAIGTPDRIDSWLREQVLAGERLMGFGHPVYRTEDPRSRMLKGIARSLGGDLVDFALRVEEGAEAVLAELKPGRDLHINVEFYAGVVMELCGLPRGMFTPTFACARVVGWSANILEQAEDSKIIRPLARYVGPPPAALSPAG
- a CDS encoding quinone oxidoreductase family protein, producing the protein MRAIQITEFGGPEVLTPVELPDPVAGPGQLLVEVDTAGVNYADTHAVDDSYLSRTVLPVVPGSEVLGRTPDGRRVMALAGTGGYAQRAAVPESLAHEVPDTVEDGPALAMIVQGLTAWHLLRTAGRLEKGETVVVHAGAGGTGSLAVQLARFFGAGRVVATASTPKKRDLALELGADAAVDPEPEGLAERLKEAGGGKGVDIVLEMTGGPVFDASLEALAPFGRLVTYGMASRTPAIPVEPARLMARSTAVIGFWLARLLSRPGTYHEPLDELLSMTADGRLRPLIGGVYPLAEAARAHEDLRARRTTGKLVLDVRD
- the htpX gene encoding zinc metalloprotease HtpX — protein: MQRNRFAPDRGLTTRMVVTMFLIGLLYVVFVGALLALLRGAWPLILIIAAAMFVAQFWFSDRIAAYSMGAREVTPEQAPELHGVVDRICALGNLPKPKVAIAETDVPNAFATGRNQKNTMVCATTGLLRRLGPEELEGVIAHELSHVAHKDVAVMTIASFLGVLAGTITRIALWSGMGRRDNRDPNTAILFIVIPLVSAVVYAISFLLTRLLSRYRELSADRAAAYLTGRPSALASALTKVSGQIAAIPTEDLRRSQPFNAFFFAPALGAGAVTSKLLSTHPTLERRLEQLADITRELDRR
- the pspAB gene encoding PspA-associated protein PspAB; the encoded protein is MGLLDVLLGRSKPVRPDLDQLFGLSSAAITLEAASELRPTGLGSVCFAAVEGGAFAEAQQGLHALLPLETSQDSYGYTWLLSRHAPEETTDLVTDLHAVNSTLEQNGFGPQLLCSLVAFKDPAGRSMALVYLYKRGTFYPFCPLPGEKRDSALELQVKALVANDLRLEEDLSRWFPVWGAPGLGD